Below is a genomic region from Schistocerca americana isolate TAMUIC-IGC-003095 chromosome 1, iqSchAmer2.1, whole genome shotgun sequence.
ATGACTATTTAGacgacattttaatttaattttagcaCTGGTCTGGCATAGATCACACGTGACTGAGATAATGTATATTTTGACTTGTGGCACATCCCTAATGGTTTCTCTACACAATGGAATCTATGGAGCATGAGTCACCTATGAATCTATCACAAAATAATAGTTATGGATCCAGCACAAACTATTGTAAACTTTGGGGAATacctgataaataaataattacctTTGTGGCCAGTATATTTCTTGATTTCATGCTCTTCAGTTTTTTTCTTTGGAGGAATGTCAAAAGTATGGTTTATGTTTTTTGAACTGCCATAGCTGAACTGCTACCTAAAATCCATTATGCATTTCACAACATGAAACAGAAACCTGCCCAGCTTGACATAACTGGATGGTCAATACCACAGTGGTATTAACCAAGTAATGAGGCTCATGCCATAATGTTGGAACATTTGTAAATTtattcaaatgttcctttaattAAATGTGTTTTGTGTCCAATTGTTATTGTTCATTCTCAGAAACTTATGGGTGTCTCATCAGCATAGCTGTTAAATAACAGGTTAAAAAAGTCATTTTAAGTAACAAAAAATGATCCACTGTGTGTCTAATCATTTTGAAAACTTAGTCTGTGAAATCTTGAAGATCTCTTCAAAATTCAAATCCTGATTTCAGTGACCATACACTCCTTTAATGTGTAAAATAAACTAGTTTCTGTGGTTCAAATCTCACCATTAATCATGAAGTTTATTTTGTGTTTTCTCTGTTATAGCATGACAAAGTATACAAAATCAGTGCTCAGAGAATCTGTATGCTGTATATATACTAAAAGAACAATAATTCACTATGTAACAGGTTTCAGAGCCAGATGTTTATAATGATATATTCTATAAAACCTTTCATATGGACATTGTTACAAAGACATCAAACATCTCAATTTTCCAATACAGGTAGATTCATCTGTGAATACTCGCGGGTCACGGTGTGACATCGATGAGCGTTATCCCGATATGAGCAGCTCTCGGGAATCCCTTATGGATCTGGCTAATGTGGTGAGTCTGCCACCAGTGCCTGAGGACAGTCTTGGAAACTTCTACAAACTTGCTGTCAGAACGTCTAGCCTGTCATCACTGAAAAACTTCCGCAAAGTAAAGCTGTGTTTGCAGCGTGCATCCTCTGAGGAGGATGaggacagtgaaagtgaagaacacagCTTTGCTTCATCGGTAAGGTTTTTAACATTTTCTGCATTTACATCTGGCAACTAAATATTAAAAAACAATGCAGTTATAATCTCACTTGCTACATACACAAAGCAAAGTAGTACAATTGTTAAAACACTGGGCTTCTGTTTAGAAGTGAAGTTGAGATACCTGTACAACCATCTGCATAAAGGTTTCCTGCAGCATTCCCAAATCATTTAAAATGAGTGCCTGGACAATTTCTTCAACAAGGCCACAGGCAATTCCATCCCTTATCTCTGAGCCAGTGTTCCATCTCTAATAACCACATTGTCAAAGAGATATTACATTTTAACCTTCCTTAACTTTTTAAAATTGCCATTTTATAGCTTTGCAACTGTTTTCCTTGTATCAACAGTTGGCTTGGATACATTTTCATTCCTTATGGGGCACCTGTATCCAAGTAATATGGTTACTTCACATATATAATTTAAACAACTTTATTAACTGACACAGTATCTTAAATGAGGATAACATTTGAAGCACAGCAACTCAATAGCACGTAAAAGTGTGATCTCTTCAAATGATAACTGGACTGATAATAAGGAACAAAAGATTTTCATACATGTTCATAAATCACTTCAATTTTTTGCTCTGGACTACAACATGATGTATATGGTCAATATTCATAGTTCAGGGGCAATCCTTGAAACTGTAAAGGCAAGTGACATAACTATTCAGGGGCATCTGTATTTAAATGTGCTATCACCCTATTGGTCTGAAAATAAGccacatttttattcaaatttcactCTAAAAAAATTAGGGTGTGTATTCTATCCACTACGTTGTCTTTTCACAAACCTTTGCTGTAAAATTATACTCTTTTACAACAATACAACTAGCATCAGTTGCAAAAACAGGTGACAAGGCATTTTATTACACAACAATCTTTTACCTGTATTTTGTTGGCTAGATCTACCAATATTGTTTTGTTAGCTTACAATTCAGTTTCAGTTGTATACTGGTAAGAAAGCCTGTTTTGTGCCAATACAAATGATCATTTTAGTGAAAAAGTATCATCACACCAAGGAATTCAGCACTCATTCAGGGGACAGACATGTGGCAAATATCTGAAACTTGAAGCTAAGGTTTTTTCCCCAAGtacaaaataagaggaaagatGGGATACTTATCTCACAAGAAATAATCCAACTGACAGCCTTGGAAATCACAAGAGCCTTAAATGTTCCACAAGGAGGATTCTGTGAGAGTATAGGTTGGTGTCATCATTTTAGTGGAGAAATGGCCTTGGTCTCTGGTGAATTACTACACCAGCACAAAGAATGCAATCAGGTTTCCAGGGGAAACCAGTTAACTTCAAACTAGTACGGCATACAGTTGCAAAAGTGTCACTCATACTTTATTCATCAGATTGGCTAAGCTGACAGAACACCAGTAATTTTTTACATGCTGAGCAGTGTGACAGTAGGCATGAAAGAGGCAAAAAGTATCCCATTAAGAGGAACTgtgaatgaaaaagagaaaaataactgTGATGTCAGCTGTTACAGCCAACGGGAGAAAGTTACTCCATTATGTCATCCTGAAGAGAAAAAGCTAGATGCAAGAAAACCTTCCTAAGGGCGTAGTGATTCACTGGCAAGAAAGGCTTGGATGACAGTGCAACTGATTGTTGGCTGGCGGATGATTAAAATTCGTCTGGATTTTGTACcatgtcattgtataaaatacttcAATATTAAAGTTAAAACCAACATTTCAACCATATTACAGTGCCCTTCCTCAGGGAAAGGCGTAGTTATGTCGACTGGCTGTCCACTGTATGAAATCACAGACCTGTGGCGCAGCTTGCTAAGATAGCCATATTAGTTTTGGATCCTTTTAAGGGACATCTAACTTCTGAAGTAAAAAGATAAGCTTGCTGCATGAAAGACATACTTTGTCATAATACTCAGAGGAATTACTTCAAAACTATTGGTGTTAGATGTGGCTATAAACCATTCATTCAAGGATAACTCTGAAAAATGTATTCAGATTGGCCCCTGGAAGAAGAATATACCCTTACACAGTTTCGTAAGACTAAGAAGCCATCAGTCACTCTAATGTACAAGTAGATTCTTGCTTCGTGGGCCTTCATATGATCAGAGTCTAGCATACaggggttcaagaaatgctgcatagGAGGTAGCGAGGATGGAAGAGACTGAATAAATGATGGGATTGAGAGTAATGAAGCAATTACAGTTTATGACAGTGGATATGACAAAGTACGGTACCAGTACGTTAGATGCCAATGGGTAGTATCAGATGTTAGAACAAATTTTTACATGCTACCCATGTCTTACTTATACGTAAACTTCTGGTAATTTTTCTCTCTTCAATAAGAGTTTAGCTTATTTTCACACTCAATGTTTTTTTTCTTCCTCAAAATTTAGAGGTATGGCTTATTGGGCCAATATGAAATATAATGTAACTTATAGCAGAGACTATCATTCTGAGGATTTTTTCCCAACTGTTTCTCTGTCCCATTTGCCTTCATTCTTTCCTGTTTGGTGCCTTTCTCTCTTTTTTCCATCCATAATTTCCTGTTTGATTTGTAAAAAATAGATACTTTGTCTGCACACAACATGCAGTGATACAATTCCTATGGTATTATGTAGTAATGGTCCCATCCTAGTGATTCACACAGCAGCTTACAGTCTGCCCAGATGACACACGTCATGTGTCTTATTTACTACTTCTCAGAAATATTACATCTGCTCACTGCACTTCGTGATTTAGTAGCCTTACCCCCCACCccttacacacacgcacacacacacacacacacacacacacacacacacacacacacacacacacacacacacacacacgctatctctctctctctctctctctctctctatcacttaGACTCTACCAACCTGCTGTCTTTTTACGCTCATTCACACTTGTTACCTAAGTCCCAATATTGATGGAAGTGTTATCTGACCACAAATTTTATTCTGTCATCAGTCATAACTACCATTATTCACTTTATTTTGCAGCTCCACTATACTtcccacaaaataaattttattttttgctctCTCCTTACTACATTTGCTTCATTTATTTAGTTGTACATTTTCTTTTTACTCTAACCATCAACCATGTATCCTTGCTCTCTCCACCTaccaaaacacagaaaaatttgcCTACCACAAGCAAACACTCAATTCCACATACTCTTTGTACCTTGCTGATTAGAACAAATGTTACACTGTAAAAGatctttggcaaaacttctataaaagctAGGACCACGCTGACAAAGATCTCTTACACTGCAATACACATTTAATCCACCCATGGTAGGCAACCCTCCCTCCCAACCCCTGCAATGGCCTTAAGTCAAAAATCACCTTTCTGGTGCAAATCTTCAATAACCTCCAATTTATTCATCAGATTAGAATCAGACCAAAGCTAACTTTGAACCCTGACTATTTCAGTTAGTACCCATTTACAACTGTGATCCTCCCTGTTGCCAGCTAACTATAACCTTATTAACTTACAAAACTTTGCAATCAGTTTCAGTCCACCATCATAAATCTCATCTTGACCCAATTATTCACAGTGCACACCACAAATTTCACCTGCCATGATGAATTACATGATTATGTAGTGGAGGACTTCTACCATACACAATTACAAGGCTTGCTGGGAGCCTCATTTATGAAGGCCAACATAACCTACAGTTTCTTCTCAAATATCCTCTCAAGCATCTGTATCTATCCCTTTACATGCTTACATGCTTCTCAAGATCCAGTCCAGCAtcatatacataaaaaataactATGTTCTCTCTCTTTGCACTGTAGATGCCGCCTCCCTGACCAATGTCCCACTGGCCTTAGTATTGTCATTACCTGCCTCCTGTCTGAGATTCAGGATCAATTTCTACTTCTGAAAGTTCACCTGTTAGCAAATCAGCAGTACTGCGATGAGCACTAATGTCAACATTATATACCAAGTTGTTTGTGCAATATCTTGTGTAATCCTTTATAGCCACTCGGAATCTTAAACCCCACACCTAGTTTAGATTCAGTGTTGACATCCTAATGAACTGAATCAAGACTGAGGACAATCTATCTTCATTCTTCACTTGTTCTTTGGCTCAGTGAGCCATATTCCTGGATCTTGTTCTCCACCCCTATTCGTGTCTAACCTACAAATCTCTAATAATAGGGTGTGATCATGTAGTTCCGATCCACTTCAGTGAAATAATGGATGTATTTACATAATACGCATGTGTGTTCTTTGTCAGTCTATGTATATATTTCCTCTGCACTTCAAAATGACATCCATCCATTTTAAAGCattgttcccactgttgaagagcagggCTTGAAACACCCCCAATTAAATTCCTTTActgggttttgtgtaatttatcgaagccgccaaacagttaattattatgattatataaccgtgtgcttaatggatgaaaggctatctgTTTTTCTCCTGTGGTTtcaggggtatttcaaccgagtgcggctgttttgcaactgaatagtgtaatgattgaaagtttgtctattattaaggaccataaaggttgcgatgtacaaactgataaatattttctactaacacacaaatgctgaggcagttgctaccttcgccttacacgtctaattacggttatCTCTTTTaactgattgctgattttcagtacttcgtcacacacAATGCTGATgggtaacattcacaacaatcctcactgcaatccatggttgttgctggccgacgcggttgatgcgaaacacgtaattcggcacttgtcactttctgtttcatatcactcgcgaatcagtattagtgagggtcaaccccatgacgatcagggggacgtgctcactcgtcatactccggtgaatcttaccgtttacaactcactcgaccaccattcttgcccgtctctccaacaACACCGCTCACTCAACACTCTCTCATACTACTCCACACTCGAcacactgcctactgcagcgcttgACAATCGCTGCTATCGACCTGGTTGTCgaatactagcatctatgtttgttggatcacggatcccttacaggcTGAATACATTTTGAAGAATAACTTGTAAAATATCCCTTACCTTTGTTTTGTACACCCTTCACTTTATGAACCCCAAAGTGAAAAAATCGAAGGGTGTCATACCAGATGAGCCTGATGGCCATAATCTCAGTGAATATCTATCTATTGCAATGTTCCCAACGCcgcaagtttttttctttttctttttcttttttttttttttccaaaaatctggATTTTCTCTGAGCTACAGATACTGGATATTATTTAGCTCACCTTTATTCTTGACCACAGATATGACAAAGCTAGGATTTCATCTTCTGGTTCTGTAGTAGAAGTTGGCTGTCATGAAACTTAACACAGTATGCAATTGCGTAAATAAATATGCTGCTTCTCAGATCTGTGTGCCATATATTCTCTAAGTACCACACAATTGACTCTTTATGATAAACAGTTCTTTCTTCAGGATAATTACAAGGGCTTTATAACTCATTTATGAAAGTACACATCAACTTGACAGATCGAAATATGACAACAGAGTGAACATATTTTacaatctttgttttttttttttcccaatcaATATTAGCACATTCAACTGTGGATCTTGCTCCAGGGTTGATGCAATACTTCAGCCTGGGCCAACGACAATACATGGAGTGTACACAAGTGAACCCGCAGGTACTCACTCTTGCGAAGTTACAGCAGTCGCCATCCCCCCTTGAAGTCATGTGTCATACCACTATGTGGCTCTCCATacgaaaaatgtgaaataaaaaatgCACGCCAGTTGCACTCTTCTATAAATTACATCATTATATCGTTTTATTGCTTGTGAGCATATTTTGTCAGAAAGGTCGACAACAGGTTACACATTATTTCAGCAGAGTATTACGTATTTCCCATTCAGTAGTAGTGTGAGATGACTTGCAGTTATGTTTGTTAACTTTATAGCAGATGTGGAATGTTACCTCGTCAGTAAACAATAAGTGACTCATAGGTGTTCTGTTTCAGCAGCTGCCATTGACTCAGTGCCAAAAAGTCCCTAAAATATAGCTGCTTGATCTATAGACAGTATGGAAAATCTTGCACAGCCCTTCACAGACTGGAATTATTCTATCTGACCTTATTCACACAGATTTCCAGTGCCCCCTTCTGCACATAGCACCTCCTCCCACAACTTCTAACTGACCACAAAAGTGGACTGCCTTCATCATTTAGTATGTATCAGGACTGATCAAACTGaatcagatttgtctccaaggcaacTACTCCTCATCCCCACTCCCCCTAAACTGTCATTTTACAAAAAAGTATAGACTGACCACTGCACTTTAATTTAACTTGCAATAAGATTTGAATGAAAAACAACTCAAACTAAAATTCCATTAAGCACTGCTCAGTTATAAAATGAGTATATGCATACTTATtgggaagaaagaaacaaggatgTATCAGAAAGCCCAGATAATTGTAACAGATTTTATTTACACACAATATCATTCACTGCTTTATAAAAATTTCTTTGGCTAGCAAATGGTTCACAATGTAGTCAGCTGTATAAAATGTTCACAAATGTGCTCTTCATTGATTTACACAACATTAAAATTTATGTAtcaaaaataaattacatatctGTAAAAGCACAAAACATAGGACCAGAAATTTATGTAATGTATAAACATAATGCAGTACACAACAAAACAAACTGACTTGTTGTACAAGTAATAAATGGTAAAATTGGTTCTTATAAACAATAAATAATGGAAATTCAAAGGCCAATAGTCACCTTCCCAGTGTCATTTAAGCTTGCTTATAGCCCTAGACATATATTACGTCAGTCATCATCACAGATCTTTTACATACACAATTCTATTATTACATCATTTTGCAATCATATTTGGGATAAAaaataactaatacattttaaaaagcaaaAAGAATATTGTTATTCTTATATGAAGCAACATAATCAATGGATGTACCTTAACTCCAAAACTGTTACTTTGTGCACAGCTGAATGAAATCTTAAAAATAATATGTTTAGGTGAGGGCCTcaaaaaataatgtttttattacAACACTATCATTTTGTTTTGCAGGATGAGCAAGGAAGCAGTGACAAGGAAATGAGGCCAGCTTTTCTGTCGCAAAAAAAGAACATCATGCTTGGTAACATTAAAGAAGAAGTTTGAAGACTTCTGGCACTTGACACCATTTCCTGGTTTATTTTGTCTGCAAAAACATTAATGGCCTTCTGGATTTTTTTGTGGGCAACAGCTCCTAGATATACTGGAAGAGAGGAGAATTATTGTTGCAAAAATACTTGTAACTTAAGAAGTCAAATTATAAggaaacaatgttcacaaaatattCTCTGTTATATGACTGCTATATAAACTTTATTTTATATCTaaacacagcaacaaaaattgTGACACAGATGTATATAGGAAATCATGAACAAGCCTCAAACTTCTCTTAGAGTGCTTTATATTATAGTTCCAAGGAAAATGCACATTTTGTTTTAGAAAAGTGTGCTGGAGGATATGTGATAACTCTAAACTACAATTTTAAAATTAACAATTTATAAAGGCTTCAAACAAATCATTTTTACAGTTGTAGTTTAGAATTATCAAGACACTTTTCCAGCTTCTGACAGACTTTCCTACGACTGAACAGATGtatgaggcatgttcagaaagtaagtgtattaGATTTTCAAGAAATTACAGgatattgttgatacacttgtGATTATTTTTACCATATACTTACCATCCTGTTCAATGCACATGGTGAGCTGTGACACAAGCTTCCTTACTCCCACCTCTAAGAACTTTCCCACCAGCTCCTTCCCCCACTACAGAATCTCTTTCAGCACCTGCTCGTctattgaaaatttaattttgtagcTCAGGCTATGTGAGAACATATGTCATCATGCAACAAGCACACTCCTCCCATCAGCATTTCCCtcatttttgttttgaatgctTTTTTTAAGGGTCTCAGTACCATTGTGCACTGATGGTCTCCCAAGGCAAAGATTCCACCAAAATGATGCCCTTCTAGTTCCAGAAAACAGAGGCCATGatttttttgttcgatatagtgGTTCTGAGTTTTTGACACATGGGGGAATTGGTGTGAAGCTAATGTAGCAACTCTTTTTGTCTCAGGAATGTAATGAGCTGCCTACATTTCATCTCCAGTCAGAAAATCCTcttcttccaattcaagttgctcaAGAAACTCGTTGGCACTATTGACTCGATTTTTCTTGTGCCACTCAGTCACCTGTTTTGTGACCCATCTCATGCACAGTTTCTGGTATCCCattgtttctgtgattgtctcGTATAAAGAGAGTGCCAGAGAGTTGTGGAAATATTGCAGAAATTTCATCTACTGTCAACTAGCTGTCTTCATGAACATGTATATATGGACTGGAATGATAagtgaaaattttgtaaaatttgtccAAAGGCTGGGAATCTAATCCAGGTCTCCTGCTTGCTGGGCAGGTTTTGTTGTCCACAAAGCCACTTGGCACAGTGGTTCACACAACTCTACAGGTTACCCTGGCATGGACCCCTCCTTGATCCAACTTCTCATAACCACCCCAGTCTacttttaaattcccccttacacaggAACAGAATTGCCAAGGCTTTCCatattctggaatagcacctcagcgttGAACATAATGGGGGATCCAGCATGtaacccaggtgcaggtacttataaaaaatgaaatcttcttgtataagggggaatttaaaagtaggctggggcagcagtgagaatttggattgagggaggcatgccagagtaatccatgcagttgtgtgaaccacttTACtggggtggcttagtggctaa
It encodes:
- the LOC124602094 gene encoding uncharacterized protein LOC124602094, coding for MTHSTPSMYRPTNPVIHSINELSAGDAVGFSVLQHQAERLLSVISHEAIQQCVDDTEHLQTSGLSDRILRLESRARPVQGVDSSVNTRGSRCDIDERYPDMSSSRESLMDLANVVSLPPVPEDSLGNFYKLAVRTSSLSSLKNFRKVKLCLQRASSEEDEDSESEEHSFASSDEQGSSDKEMRPAFLSQKKNIMLGNIKEEV